One genomic segment of Aliarcobacter cibarius includes these proteins:
- a CDS encoding phosphoethanolamine transferase, producing the protein MLRLSQSKLIVISAIYFTLFYNYKFFKDLFNTYGFSGSNILYFLSTAIVLTSLIIFLLTLFSSKYTTKPILMTLFIVSAFTAYFMDSYSVVIDTEMIRNSLQTSFKESADLFSFRLVLYVIFLAILPAYIVYKTRINYKSFKGELLSKIKTIILCLVVILVIVFSFSKFYTSFFREHKPLRYNINPIYWMYSIGNYANKTLDTAPTQIKDIGLDSKVVEEKNEPKELIILVVGETARADRFSLNGYSKETNPLLKQEELVSFTNMSSCGTSTAHSVPCMFSIFPKDDYSYKKGATTKNVLDVLSNTQDIAILWRDNNSDSKGVALRVDYEDYKTPEKNTICNEDECRDEGMLVGLEDYIEKNKGRDILIVLHQMGNHGPAYYKRYPKEFEKFTPVCKTNQLENCTEEEIGNAYDNAILYTDYFLSKAINFLKKYSNTHEAGLLYVSDHGESLGENGIYLHGMPYAIAPKAQTHVASLIWLDNGQMAHEYDRSKIKQNKDKEYSHDNLFDTLLGLFEVKTEVYKKELDILNESRIEH; encoded by the coding sequence GTGTTAAGACTTTCTCAAAGTAAATTAATTGTTATTAGTGCAATATATTTTACTCTATTTTATAATTACAAATTTTTTAAAGATTTGTTTAATACTTATGGCTTCTCAGGTTCAAATATTTTATATTTTTTATCGACTGCTATTGTATTAACTTCTTTAATTATCTTTTTGCTAACTTTATTTAGTTCAAAATATACAACAAAACCTATATTAATGACTCTTTTTATAGTTTCAGCTTTTACAGCTTATTTTATGGATAGCTATAGTGTTGTTATTGATACGGAGATGATTAGAAACAGTTTACAAACAAGTTTTAAAGAATCTGCTGATTTATTTAGTTTTAGGTTGGTACTTTATGTAATCTTTTTGGCTATTTTGCCAGCATATATTGTTTATAAAACTAGAATAAATTATAAATCATTTAAAGGTGAGTTACTATCTAAAATTAAAACTATAATTTTATGTTTGGTAGTTATCCTTGTTATTGTTTTTAGTTTTTCTAAATTTTATACATCTTTTTTTAGAGAACATAAACCTCTAAGATATAATATAAATCCTATTTATTGGATGTATAGCATAGGAAATTATGCTAATAAAACTTTAGATACAGCACCTACACAAATAAAAGATATTGGTTTAGATTCAAAAGTAGTTGAAGAAAAAAATGAACCAAAAGAATTAATCATTTTAGTTGTTGGAGAAACTGCAAGAGCAGATAGATTTTCATTAAATGGTTATTCAAAAGAGACAAATCCATTATTAAAACAAGAAGAACTTGTAAGTTTTACAAATATGTCTTCATGTGGAACATCAACAGCTCATTCTGTTCCTTGTATGTTTTCTATTTTCCCAAAAGATGACTATAGTTATAAAAAAGGAGCAACAACAAAAAATGTTTTAGATGTTTTAAGTAACACTCAAGATATTGCTATTTTGTGGAGAGATAATAACTCTGATTCAAAAGGTGTTGCATTAAGAGTTGATTACGAAGATTATAAAACACCGGAAAAAAATACAATTTGCAACGAAGATGAGTGCAGAGATGAAGGTATGCTAGTTGGTCTTGAAGATTATATTGAAAAGAATAAAGGTAGAGATATTTTAATTGTTCTTCATCAAATGGGAAACCATGGACCCGCTTATTATAAAAGATATCCAAAAGAGTTTGAGAAATTTACACCTGTATGTAAAACAAATCAGTTAGAAAACTGTACAGAAGAAGAGATAGGTAATGCCTATGACAATGCAATTTTATATACTGATTATTTTTTATCAAAAGCTATAAATTTCTTAAAAAAATATTCAAATACTCATGAAGCAGGATTGTTATATGTATCTGATCATGGTGAGAGCTTAGGAGAAAATGGAATATATCTTCATGGTATGCCTTATGCAATAGCTCCAAAAGCACAAACACATGTTGCTTCTTTAATTTGGTTAGATAATGGACAGATGGCTCATGAGTATGATAGAAGTAAAATAAAACAAAATAAAGATAAAGAGTATTCACATGATAATTTATTTGATACTCTTTTAGGACTTTTTGAAGTAAAAACAGAAGTATATAAAAAAGAATTGGATATTTTAAATGAATCTAGAATCGAGCACTAA
- the yedF gene encoding sulfurtransferase-like selenium metabolism protein YedF — MENKEIIPDYRIDMQGEPCPYPAINTLEAMKELNAGEILEIISDCPQSINNIPIDAKNHGYKVLLIDSDGPTIRYLLQK; from the coding sequence ATGGAAAATAAAGAAATAATTCCAGATTATAGAATCGATATGCAAGGTGAACCTTGTCCATATCCTGCAATTAATACACTTGAAGCTATGAAAGAATTAAATGCAGGTGAAATTTTAGAGATTATTAGTGATTGTCCACAAAGTATAAATAATATTCCAATAGATGCAAAAAATCATGGATATAAAGTACTTTTAATAGATAGTGATGGACCAACTATTAGATATCTTTTACAAAAATGA
- the yedE gene encoding selenium metabolism membrane protein YedE/FdhT: MEFLQNLRQNYFTKFWKPVPAVIALGILSAYYFGITGTYWAVTGEFTRWGGHFLQLFGVDVSSWGYYKLMSIEGNIFTRVDGVMIIGMFAGCIVAAFWGNNVKFRMPVNRIRVYQALIGGIIAGFGARLGMGCNLASFFTGIPQFSFHAWIFTAFMMVGVYFGVKVALSPFLQSKIKMQKVSCSKNLPHDEVKVKNFFTLGTIAFILIILYALYLIFIANSPKLGMAALFGASFGLIIAKAQVCFTSAFRDIFTTGRSELAIAIIIGMVVATLGVFTYLNMGAAPKIFWTGPNVVIGGLLFGFGIVIAGGCECGWMYRAVEGQVHFAIVGVGNIIGATLLAFVWDDISPTLATSWPKINLLQSFGNYGGLIANYGLLLLFFIVILVLEKKYLNKSRNR; this comes from the coding sequence ATGGAATTTTTGCAAAATCTAAGACAAAACTATTTTACAAAGTTTTGGAAACCAGTTCCAGCTGTTATAGCTCTTGGAATTTTAAGTGCTTATTATTTTGGAATAACTGGTACTTATTGGGCAGTTACTGGAGAGTTTACTAGATGGGGTGGACATTTTTTACAACTTTTTGGAGTTGATGTATCATCTTGGGGATATTATAAGCTTATGAGTATAGAAGGGAATATATTCACAAGAGTAGATGGGGTAATGATTATTGGAATGTTTGCAGGTTGTATTGTTGCAGCATTTTGGGGAAATAATGTAAAGTTTAGAATGCCTGTAAATAGAATTAGAGTTTATCAAGCTCTTATTGGTGGAATAATTGCTGGATTTGGAGCAAGACTTGGTATGGGATGTAACTTAGCTAGCTTTTTTACAGGAATACCACAATTTAGTTTTCATGCTTGGATTTTTACAGCTTTTATGATGGTAGGAGTTTATTTTGGAGTAAAAGTTGCATTAAGTCCATTTTTACAGTCAAAGATTAAAATGCAAAAAGTTTCTTGTTCAAAAAATTTACCTCATGATGAAGTGAAGGTAAAAAACTTTTTTACATTAGGAACAATCGCATTTATATTAATAATCCTTTATGCACTGTATTTAATTTTCATTGCAAATAGTCCAAAACTTGGTATGGCAGCACTTTTTGGAGCATCATTTGGACTTATTATTGCGAAAGCACAAGTTTGTTTTACATCTGCATTTAGAGATATATTTACAACAGGAAGAAGTGAATTAGCTATTGCAATTATTATAGGGATGGTTGTTGCAACTTTAGGAGTATTCACATATTTAAATATGGGTGCAGCACCTAAGATATTTTGGACAGGACCAAATGTCGTTATTGGTGGATTACTTTTTGGTTTTGGAATAGTTATTGCTGGTGGTTGTGAATGTGGATGGATGTATAGAGCTGTTGAAGGACAAGTTCATTTTGCAATTGTTGGAGTTGGAAATATAATTGGTGCAACTTTATTAGCTTTTGTTTGGGATGATATAAGCCCTACTCTTGCAACATCTTGGCCAAAAATAAACCTTCTTCAAAGTTTTGGTAATTATGGTGGATTAATTGCAAATTATGGGTTACTTCTACTATTTTTTATAGTAATTCTAGTTTTAGAAAAAAAATATTTAAACAAATCAAGAAATAGATAA
- the typA gene encoding translational GTPase TypA codes for MRDIRNIAVIAHVDHGKTTLVDQLLKQSGTFSAHQNVDERVMDSNAIEKERGITILSKNTAIDYEGVRINIIDTPGHADFGGEVERVLKMVDSVLLLVDAQEGVMPQTKFVVKKALSLGHRPIVVVNKIDKPAAEPDRVVDEVFDLFAQMDATEEQLEFPVIYAAARDGLARYDVNDGNMDFKPLYDTILKEVPKPQGADENGLQLQVFTLDYDNFIGKIGIARIFNGTISQGETVLLCKADGEKIKGRVSKLIGFKGMDRFDIKTAGSGDIVAVAGFETIDVGDSLCDPTNPMPLDPMHIEEPTLSVTFSVNDSPLAGTEGKFVTSNKIDERLKAEMNTNIAMSYEQIGEGKFKVNGRGELQVTILAENMRREGFEFCIGRPEVIIREENGIKMEPFEHLVIDTPDEFSGAIIEKLGKRKAVMTNMVPMGEGSTRLEFEIPARGLIGIRTEFLTETRGEGVMNHSFLEFRPYSGTVESRKYGALVSMENGEALAYSIFNLQDRGVMFIKPQDKVYIGMVVGQHAKDNDLDVNPIKGKQQSNVRSSGADEAIKLIPPRTMSLENALEWIEEDEAVEVTPVSIRIRKRELDPTVRKRTAKKEKNS; via the coding sequence ATGAGAGACATTAGAAATATAGCAGTTATTGCTCACGTTGACCATGGAAAAACTACTCTAGTAGACCAACTTTTAAAACAAAGTGGTACATTTTCAGCACACCAAAATGTAGATGAAAGAGTTATGGATAGTAATGCAATCGAAAAAGAAAGAGGTATTACAATCCTTTCAAAAAATACAGCAATTGACTATGAAGGTGTAAGAATTAATATTATTGACACTCCGGGACACGCCGATTTTGGTGGAGAAGTTGAGAGGGTTTTAAAAATGGTTGATTCTGTTTTATTACTAGTTGATGCACAAGAGGGAGTAATGCCTCAAACAAAATTCGTTGTTAAAAAAGCATTATCTTTAGGGCATAGACCAATTGTTGTAGTAAACAAAATAGATAAACCAGCTGCTGAACCAGATAGAGTTGTTGATGAGGTATTTGACCTTTTTGCACAAATGGATGCAACTGAAGAACAATTAGAATTCCCAGTTATTTATGCAGCTGCAAGGGATGGTCTTGCAAGATATGATGTAAATGATGGAAATATGGATTTCAAACCATTATATGACACTATTTTAAAAGAAGTTCCAAAACCTCAAGGAGCTGATGAAAATGGATTACAACTTCAAGTATTTACTCTAGATTATGATAACTTTATTGGAAAAATTGGTATTGCTAGAATTTTTAATGGTACTATTTCTCAAGGTGAAACAGTTTTATTATGTAAAGCTGATGGAGAAAAAATAAAAGGAAGAGTATCTAAGCTTATTGGATTTAAAGGAATGGATAGATTCGATATTAAAACTGCTGGTTCTGGGGATATTGTTGCAGTTGCTGGATTTGAAACTATTGATGTTGGGGATTCTTTATGTGATCCAACAAATCCAATGCCACTTGATCCTATGCATATTGAAGAACCAACTTTATCTGTTACATTCTCTGTAAATGACTCTCCATTAGCAGGAACTGAAGGGAAATTCGTAACTTCAAACAAAATTGATGAGAGATTAAAAGCTGAAATGAACACAAATATTGCTATGAGTTATGAGCAAATTGGTGAAGGTAAATTTAAAGTAAATGGAAGAGGTGAGCTTCAGGTTACTATTTTAGCTGAAAATATGAGAAGAGAAGGTTTTGAATTCTGTATAGGAAGACCTGAAGTTATCATTAGAGAAGAAAATGGTATTAAAATGGAGCCATTTGAGCATTTAGTAATCGATACTCCAGATGAATTTAGTGGTGCTATTATTGAAAAACTTGGAAAAAGAAAAGCTGTTATGACAAATATGGTTCCAATGGGAGAAGGTTCTACTAGATTAGAGTTCGAAATTCCAGCAAGAGGATTAATCGGTATTAGAACAGAATTCTTAACTGAAACTAGAGGAGAGGGTGTTATGAATCACTCATTCTTAGAGTTTAGACCATACTCTGGTACAGTTGAAAGTAGAAAGTATGGAGCACTAGTTTCTATGGAAAATGGAGAAGCGTTAGCTTACTCAATTTTTAACTTACAAGATAGAGGAGTTATGTTTATAAAACCTCAAGATAAAGTATATATTGGTATGGTTGTAGGACAACATGCTAAAGATAATGATTTAGATGTAAATCCTATTAAAGGGAAACAACAATCAAATGTAAGATCTTCTGGAGCTGATGAAGCTATTAAACTTATCCCACCAAGAACTATGTCTTTAGAAAATGCTTTAGAGTGGATTGAAGAAGACGAAGCTGTTGAAGTTACTCCTGTATCTATAAGAATAAGAAAAAGAGAACTTGATCCAACAGTTAGAAAAAGAACTGCAAAAAAAGAGAAAAATTCATAA
- a CDS encoding RrF2 family transcriptional regulator has protein sequence MKVSKKTDYALRALFAIAAADNLISIRELSESVDVPRRFLENIMLEMNKVGWVKSIPGRYGGYVLAKDANEITLGEVIRYFEGMIAMISCVSVSSYEPCSQEGKCYFRRVFLNIRNLTAQILDKTTIASCLGQAPVTKEDVLKEEFVGGLGI, from the coding sequence ATGAAAGTATCAAAAAAAACGGATTATGCGCTAAGAGCTCTATTTGCAATAGCTGCAGCAGATAATTTAATATCAATAAGAGAATTATCTGAATCAGTTGACGTTCCAAGAAGATTTTTAGAAAATATCATGCTTGAAATGAATAAAGTAGGGTGGGTTAAAAGTATTCCTGGTCGTTATGGAGGTTATGTTTTAGCAAAAGATGCTAATGAAATAACTTTAGGAGAGGTAATTAGATATTTTGAAGGAATGATAGCAATGATATCATGCGTTTCAGTGTCAAGTTATGAACCATGTAGTCAAGAAGGTAAGTGTTATTTTAGAAGAGTATTCTTAAATATTAGGAATTTAACTGCTCAAATCTTAGATAAAACAACAATTGCTTCTTGTTTAGGGCAAGCCCCTGTAACAAAAGAAGATGTATTAAAAGAAGAATTTGTAGGTGGATTGGGAATTTAA
- a CDS encoding EAL domain-containing protein, whose protein sequence is MEEITKNSLFSNRKEFINDIDKKLFNKLVIFDISGFGNINHYYGYQIGEKVLNLVFLRLEDKFLNSKIYYLGADIFAAASSIEVSKDRFIQTIKSIIWYFGYSPIELEHYKIYIPLRAGVAINYSNLIFSAEFALKQTRVLKHNLVIYDSEQHQISHPNSSTIEQDLYWETQIIQAVKKDKFEIFAQSISNQQEKKYEILVRMKDSKGDIISPYFFIDRAKRINLYSEITKKVIQKSFEFFEGKSIEFSINLSISDILEKEVVDFLIQKIYEYDIGYFLTIEITESEGIDNLEEVISFIKIVKNLGVKIAIDDFGTGYSNFSYLVKLQADFIKIDGSIIQDINKSKTAKAVIEAIVFFSKKVGMKTVAEFVSSKDIFKVCKELEIDYFQGYLFDEPKNIDSLKEFINNKK, encoded by the coding sequence ATGGAAGAAATAACAAAAAATAGTCTCTTTTCAAATAGAAAAGAGTTTATAAATGATATTGACAAAAAATTATTTAATAAACTAGTTATATTTGATATAAGTGGATTTGGGAACATAAACCATTATTATGGTTACCAAATTGGAGAAAAAGTTTTAAATTTGGTTTTTCTAAGACTAGAAGACAAATTTTTAAATAGTAAAATATATTATTTAGGGGCAGATATCTTTGCTGCTGCATCTAGTATTGAAGTATCAAAAGATAGATTTATTCAAACCATTAAATCTATAATTTGGTATTTTGGCTACTCTCCAATAGAATTAGAGCATTACAAAATCTACATACCTTTAAGAGCTGGGGTTGCAATAAATTATTCAAATCTAATTTTTAGTGCAGAATTTGCTTTAAAACAAACAAGAGTATTAAAACACAATTTAGTAATTTATGATAGTGAACAACATCAAATTTCTCATCCAAACTCATCAACAATTGAACAAGACTTATACTGGGAAACTCAAATAATTCAAGCTGTAAAAAAAGATAAATTTGAAATATTTGCTCAATCAATTAGTAATCAACAAGAAAAAAAATATGAAATATTAGTAAGAATGAAAGATTCAAAAGGAGATATTATATCTCCATATTTTTTTATTGATAGAGCGAAAAGAATTAATCTTTATAGTGAAATCACAAAAAAAGTTATTCAAAAATCATTTGAATTCTTCGAAGGTAAAAGTATTGAATTTAGTATAAATCTATCAATTAGTGATATATTAGAAAAAGAAGTTGTTGATTTTTTAATACAAAAAATATATGAATATGATATTGGGTACTTTTTAACTATTGAAATAACAGAAAGTGAAGGTATAGATAACCTTGAAGAAGTAATTTCTTTTATTAAAATTGTTAAAAATTTAGGAGTAAAAATAGCCATAGATGATTTTGGAACTGGATACTCAAATTTCTCTTATTTAGTTAAACTTCAAGCAGACTTTATAAAAATTGATGGTTCAATAATTCAAGATATAAATAAATCAAAAACAGCAAAAGCAGTTATAGAAGCGATAGTCTTTTTTTCAAAAAAAGTTGGAATGAAAACGGTTGCCGAATTTGTATCATCAAAAGATATATTTAAAGTTTGTAAAGAATTAGAAATTGATTATTTTCAAGGTTATTTGTTTGATGAACCAAAAAATATTGATAGCTTAAAAGAGTTTATAAATAATAAAAAATAA
- the cysT gene encoding sulfate ABC transporter permease subunit CysT — protein MRINFGILKRTKSPIPGFGLTMGYTVFYLSIIVIIPLIALFTEAFSLGWDAFINATTDPRVVASYKLTFVTSLIAAMVNTFFGLIVAWCLVRYTFFGKRVFDAIVDLPFALPTAVSGIALTTLYSSQGWFGQFLEPLGIKIVFTPIGITIALIFIGLPFVVRTIQPALEEIQIEQEEASASLGASRWQTFYKVILPTIFPALLTGFALSFARALGEYGSVVFIAGNMPFKTEISTLLIITKLEQYDFAGATAIAVVMLLISFVMLLLINILQRWSSRRRGMEAI, from the coding sequence ATGAGAATTAATTTTGGAATATTAAAAAGAACCAAATCACCAATACCTGGTTTTGGTCTTACTATGGGATATACAGTTTTTTATCTTAGTATTATTGTAATTATCCCTTTAATTGCTCTTTTTACAGAAGCATTCAGTTTAGGATGGGATGCTTTTATAAATGCGACAACTGACCCAAGAGTAGTTGCAAGTTATAAACTAACATTTGTAACTTCATTAATAGCAGCAATGGTAAATACTTTTTTTGGTTTGATTGTTGCTTGGTGTTTAGTTAGATATACATTTTTTGGAAAAAGAGTTTTTGATGCAATAGTTGATTTACCTTTTGCGCTACCAACAGCTGTTTCAGGTATTGCTCTTACAACACTTTATTCATCTCAAGGATGGTTTGGACAATTTTTAGAGCCTCTAGGAATAAAAATAGTATTCACACCTATTGGAATAACAATTGCATTAATATTTATTGGTCTTCCTTTTGTAGTAAGAACTATCCAACCAGCTCTTGAAGAGATTCAAATAGAGCAAGAAGAGGCAAGTGCTAGTTTGGGAGCATCAAGATGGCAAACATTTTATAAAGTTATTTTGCCAACAATATTTCCAGCACTATTGACTGGTTTTGCTCTTTCGTTTGCAAGAGCTTTAGGTGAATATGGTTCTGTTGTTTTTATAGCTGGAAATATGCCATTTAAAACAGAGATAAGTACTCTTTTAATTATTACAAAACTTGAACAGTATGATTTTGCAGGTGCTACAGCAATTGCAGTTGTGATGTTATTAATCTCTTTCGTAATGTTATTATTGATTAATATACTCCAAAGATGGAGTTCAAGAAGAAGAGGAATGGAGGCAATATGA
- the cysW gene encoding sulfate ABC transporter permease subunit CysW encodes MKTRSNSKTSLDESKIVKYLLIGTAITFLMVMLVIPLITIFAEAFRKGIEAYFISFEDEYVLQAIKLTLITAAIAVPLNLIFGVCASWAIAKYSFFGKSFLITLIDLPFAVSPVISGFVYVLLFGAQGWFGHWLIENDIQIIFAVPGIVLATIFVTFPFVARELIPLMQEQGNDEEQAALLLGASGFQTFWKVTLPNIKWGLLYGVILCNARAMGEFGAVSVVSGHIQGITNTMPLQVEILYNEYNFVAAFAVSTLLAILALLTLVLKYILEWKVQRRIKKLENE; translated from the coding sequence ATGAAAACACGAAGTAATTCAAAAACATCATTAGATGAATCAAAAATTGTTAAATATTTATTAATAGGTACAGCTATAACTTTTTTAATGGTTATGCTAGTTATTCCACTAATTACTATATTTGCAGAGGCTTTTAGAAAAGGAATAGAAGCATATTTTATCTCTTTTGAAGATGAGTATGTTTTACAGGCCATTAAATTAACTTTAATAACAGCAGCTATTGCTGTTCCACTAAATTTAATTTTCGGAGTTTGTGCATCTTGGGCAATTGCAAAATATTCATTCTTTGGAAAAAGCTTTTTAATAACTTTAATTGATTTACCATTTGCCGTAAGTCCAGTTATTTCGGGTTTTGTATATGTTTTACTCTTTGGAGCACAAGGTTGGTTTGGACACTGGTTAATTGAGAATGATATACAAATTATATTTGCAGTTCCAGGAATTGTGTTAGCAACTATATTTGTAACTTTTCCATTTGTTGCAAGAGAATTAATTCCTTTAATGCAAGAACAAGGAAATGATGAAGAACAAGCAGCACTTCTTTTAGGAGCTAGCGGTTTTCAAACATTTTGGAAAGTTACCTTGCCAAATATAAAATGGGGACTTCTTTATGGGGTAATATTATGTAATGCAAGAGCAATGGGAGAATTTGGAGCTGTTTCAGTTGTTTCTGGACATATCCAAGGAATTACAAATACTATGCCATTACAAGTTGAGATTTTATATAACGAATATAACTTTGTTGCAGCATTTGCTGTTTCAACACTTTTAGCAATACTTGCACTTTTAACTTTGGTATTAAAATATATCTTAGAGTGGAAAGTTCAAAGAAGAATAAAAAAATTAGAAAATGAATAG
- a CDS encoding sulfate/molybdate ABC transporter ATP-binding protein — protein MKIEVKNLTKYFGNFTALENINLDIVEGELLALLGPSGSGKTTLLRMIAGLETVDDTDKGEILFNNIDVAKKDIGDRDIGFVFQHYALFKHMTVFENIAFGLRVKPKKERLSNKKIEEKVTKLLKLIQLDGFASRFPWQLSGGQRQRVALARALAVEPKVLLLDEPFGALDAKVRTDLRRWLKELQEELGITTILVTHDQEEALEVANRIVVINKGKIEQIGTPEEVFHNPSNEFVINFLGNVNLFHAREIENSSALEEPTDNKYLIRPHELEIVSVNDKDAIIQAKVKYIQLAGSFVKVELTYLNDDKRVVLVEMPHYEFNEKNIQKGDIVGIRTRKLRSFEDGAGI, from the coding sequence ATGAAAATTGAAGTAAAAAATTTAACAAAATATTTTGGAAACTTTACAGCTTTAGAAAATATAAATTTAGACATAGTTGAAGGTGAACTACTTGCACTATTAGGACCATCGGGAAGTGGGAAAACTACACTATTAAGAATGATTGCAGGACTTGAAACAGTAGATGACACTGATAAAGGTGAAATTTTATTTAATAATATTGATGTTGCAAAAAAAGATATTGGGGATAGAGATATAGGTTTTGTATTTCAACACTATGCACTATTTAAACATATGACTGTTTTTGAAAACATTGCTTTTGGTCTTAGAGTAAAACCTAAAAAAGAGAGATTAAGCAACAAAAAAATAGAAGAAAAAGTGACAAAACTTTTAAAATTAATCCAACTAGATGGTTTTGCATCAAGATTTCCTTGGCAACTTTCAGGTGGTCAAAGACAAAGAGTTGCACTCGCTCGTGCACTTGCAGTTGAACCAAAAGTTTTATTACTTGATGAACCATTTGGAGCACTTGATGCAAAAGTGAGAACTGATTTAAGAAGATGGCTAAAAGAGCTTCAAGAAGAGCTTGGAATTACTACAATTTTAGTAACTCATGACCAAGAAGAGGCTCTTGAGGTTGCAAATAGAATTGTCGTAATAAATAAAGGGAAAATAGAACAAATAGGAACTCCTGAAGAAGTTTTTCATAATCCAAGTAATGAATTTGTGATAAACTTTCTAGGAAATGTAAATCTATTTCATGCAAGAGAAATAGAAAATTCATCTGCACTAGAAGAACCAACTGATAATAAATATTTAATTAGACCTCATGAGTTAGAAATAGTTTCTGTAAATGACAAAGATGCAATTATTCAAGCAAAAGTTAAATATATTCAACTAGCTGGTTCATTTGTAAAAGTTGAATTAACTTATTTAAATGATGATAAAAGAGTTGTTTTAGTTGAAATGCCTCATTATGAATTTAATGAAAAAAATATTCAAAAAGGCGATATTGTAGGAATTAGAACTAGAAAACTAAGAAGTTTTGAAGATGGAGCAGGAATCTAA
- a CDS encoding bacteriohemerythrin encodes MLIDKNVLPLVDVDFMNNTHFEDIDLINEIYLNIENFEQNQNIENFDKLKSIYNQWVDHTIQHFATEEEEMQKKGFFAYPFHKGEHDKNLSDIKALWQEFESNKDIKALKNYIEYDLINWLINHIKSMDTVTARFFKTGMSPCGML; translated from the coding sequence ATGTTAATAGATAAAAATGTTCTACCTTTAGTTGATGTTGATTTTATGAATAATACTCACTTTGAAGATATTGATTTAATAAATGAAATTTATTTAAATATAGAAAATTTTGAACAAAATCAAAATATTGAAAATTTTGACAAATTAAAAAGTATCTATAATCAATGGGTAGACCATACTATTCAACACTTTGCAACAGAGGAAGAAGAGATGCAAAAAAAAGGTTTTTTTGCATACCCTTTTCATAAAGGTGAGCATGACAAAAATCTAAGTGATATCAAAGCTCTATGGCAAGAGTTTGAATCAAACAAAGATATTAAAGCTTTGAAAAACTATATAGAATATGATTTAATAAACTGGTTAATAAATCATATTAAAAGTATGGATACTGTAACTGCTAGATTTTTTAAGACAGGAATGAGCCCTTGTGGTATGCTTTAA